In the Juglans microcarpa x Juglans regia isolate MS1-56 chromosome 6D, Jm3101_v1.0, whole genome shotgun sequence genome, one interval contains:
- the LOC121234075 gene encoding flavonoid 3'-monooxygenase CYP75B137-like — MGWWRSYVGDERFSSSTLSVLVGTFAVLWLLWAIKKQRKTAVPPLPPGPRGLPIVGYLPFVGTELHTKFHQLCGIYGPIYKVWLGNKLAIVISSPSLVKEVVRDQDAIFSNRDSTIVTRIVTYGAVDIAFSPNGADWKMLRKMFVREMLSPANLDSTFPLRREEVRNTIRNLYDKKGTHIDLGDLAFITVMNAIMNMLWGGTLRGEEGAKFGAEFKHIFAELLMILGKPNVSDLFPALARFDLQGIRKKAKRISETIGGVLDYVIDKQIKSLAKAKEEGTTKTQQKDFLRVILELSEQDDGAPSMSMTQIKALLFDIVIGASDTTTTISEWVMAWLLKHPEIMRKVTEELTEIVGLDNLVEESHLPKLHYLEAVIKEALRLHPAGTFLLRTPSESSIIGGYHVPKGSSIFLHIWAIQRDPKYWDNPLEFKPERFLNNAYGGFDYSGNNFKYLPFGSGRRICAGLALGERTLKYILASLLHSYEWKLPQGSEIEFSDTYGMITKKKNPTIAIPTPRLSKSELYTE; from the exons ATGGGATGGTGGAGGTCCTATGTTGGAGACGAGAGATTTTCTAGCTCCACTCTCTCTGTTTTGGTTGGTACATTTGCGGTGTTATGGTTGCTATGGGCCatcaagaaacaaagaaagactGCAGTACCTCCATTGCCACCAGGTCCCCGCGGCTTGCCAATAGTCGGGTACCTTCCATTTGTTGGTACAGAACTTCATACAAAATTTCATCAACTGTGTGGAATTTATGGCCCCATCTATAAGGTTTGGCTTGGAAATAAATTGGCCATAGTGATTAGCTCACCCTCGCTAGTTAAAGAAGTTGTTCGTGACCAAGACGCAATATTTTCCAACCGTGACAGTACCATAGTTACACGTATCGTCACATATGGGGCAGTCGATATTGCTTTTTCCCCAAATGGTGCTGACTGGAAGATGTTGCGGAAGATGTTTGTGAGAGAGATGCTAAGTCCAGCAAATCTTGATAGTACCTTCCCTTTACGAAGAGAAGAGGTAAGGAACACTATTAGAAATTTGTACGACAAAAAAGGCACCCATATAGATTTAGGGGACTTGGCGTTTATAACGGTGATGAATGCCATAATGAACATGTTGTGGGGTGGCACGCTACGTGGAGAGGAAGGGGCTAAGTTTGGAGCAGAGTTTAAGCATATCTTTGCGGAATTATTGATGATTCTCGGAAAACCAAATGTTTCGGACCTTTTCCCAGCTTTAGCAAGGTTTGATTTACAAGGGATCAGAAAGAAAGCAAAGAGAATTTCTGAAACCATTGGTGGAGTACTTGATTATGTCATCGACAAACAGATCAAGAGTTTAGCCAAAGCCAAAGAAGAGGGAACGACAAAGACACAACAAAAGGACTTTTTGCGAGTTATCTTGGAACTAAGTGAGCAGGACGACGGTGCACCATCAATGAGTATGACCCAAATCAAGGCCTTGCTTTTT GACATAGTGATAGGAGCATCCGACACCACAACGACAATATCGGAATGGGTGATGGCATGGTTGTTGAAGCATCCAGAGATAATGAGAAAGGTCACTGAAGAATTAACAGAAATCGTGGGGTTGGACAACTTAGTTGAAGAATCTCATTTGCCCAAATTACATTATTTAGAAGCGGTTATTAAAGAGGCATTACGTTTGCACCCAGCTGGTACTTTCTTACTTCGTACTCCAAGTGAATCTAGCATCATTGGAGGGTACCATGTACCCAAAGGTTCTAGtatttttctgcatatttgGGCTATACAAAGGGATCCAAAGTATTGGGACAATCCATTGGAATTTAAACCTGAGAGGTTTCTAAATAATGCTTATGGTGGGTTTGATTATTCGGGCAACAATTTTAAGTATCTTCCATTTGGGTCAGGGAGAAGAATATGCGCAGGGCTTGCACTAGGGGAGAGGACACTCAAATACATCTTGGCTTCACTTTTGCATTCTTATGAGTGGAAATTGCCACAAGGTTCAGAGATAGAATTTTCTGACACTTACGGTATGATTACCAAGAAGAAGAATCCAACCATTGCAATTCCAACTCCAAGGTTATCCAAGTCTGAGCTCTACACAGAATAG